Proteins co-encoded in one Meiothermus sp. genomic window:
- a CDS encoding redox-sensing transcriptional repressor Rex, translated as MAKVPSAAISRLVTYLRILEDLEARGINRTSSEQLAEEAQVTAFQVRKDLSYFGSYGTRGVGYTVQVLRRELRQILGLNRRWGLCIVGMGRLGQAIADYPGFSEIFELKGLFDRDPSKVTTTFRGLQVESMDNLPRAVAERRIDFGLLAVPADSAQAVADRLVESGIKGILNFAPAVLEVPKEVAVENVDFLAGLSRLSFFVLNPKWREEMIG; from the coding sequence ATGGCTAAAGTACCCAGCGCGGCCATCTCTCGCCTGGTCACTTACCTGCGGATTTTGGAAGACCTCGAGGCCCGTGGGATCAATCGCACCTCCTCCGAACAACTGGCTGAGGAAGCTCAGGTTACCGCCTTTCAGGTACGCAAAGACCTTTCGTACTTCGGAAGTTACGGCACGCGGGGGGTGGGCTACACGGTGCAGGTTTTGCGCCGGGAACTCCGGCAAATTCTGGGCCTGAATCGCCGTTGGGGGCTCTGCATTGTGGGCATGGGCCGTTTGGGGCAGGCCATCGCCGACTACCCTGGCTTTAGCGAGATTTTCGAGCTGAAGGGCTTGTTTGACCGCGACCCCTCCAAAGTTACCACCACCTTCCGGGGCTTGCAGGTCGAAAGCATGGATAACCTGCCACGGGCCGTCGCTGAAAGGCGCATAGATTTCGGCCTTTTGGCAGTTCCTGCAGATTCGGCCCAAGCCGTGGCCGATCGTCTGGTAGAGTCTGGTATCAAAGGTATCCTGAACTTTGCTCCAGCAGTTCTGGAAGTGCCTAAAGAGGTGGCGGTGGAGAACGTAGATTTTCTGGCCGGACTGAGTCGGCTGTCGTTCTTCGTCTTAAACCCCAAATGGAGAGAGGAGATGATCGGATGA
- a CDS encoding SPOR domain-containing protein → MVTLLPIPQAPTAPVAPSKPVPAPPKVAEKKTPSPQPEATATPKAERPSLAADPEGGWRVMVGSFSNRENAERLAATLRGQGYPVGLEAAGNLTRVWVGPYNSQDRARAIASTLSQYQPQVGRVPAAAPTPEVSPRASRYLQVGAFRNAQSAQAAIEAVQQAGYPVVLVEEGGLVKVRVGPFEDTAAAAADLRARGLEVLEVR, encoded by the coding sequence GTGGTTACGCTACTACCCATTCCGCAAGCGCCCACCGCTCCAGTGGCACCCAGCAAACCCGTTCCGGCTCCCCCCAAAGTAGCGGAGAAGAAAACCCCTAGCCCGCAGCCAGAAGCAACGGCTACACCCAAAGCCGAGCGACCCAGCTTAGCTGCCGACCCCGAGGGAGGTTGGCGGGTAATGGTGGGCTCGTTTAGCAACCGCGAAAACGCCGAGCGCCTGGCCGCAACGTTACGGGGGCAAGGGTACCCGGTGGGCCTCGAGGCTGCTGGTAACCTTACCCGGGTCTGGGTAGGCCCCTACAACAGCCAGGATCGGGCCCGTGCCATTGCCAGCACCCTCAGTCAGTATCAGCCCCAAGTAGGTCGGGTTCCGGCTGCCGCACCCACCCCCGAAGTCTCTCCCAGAGCTAGTCGTTACCTTCAAGTTGGAGCTTTCCGCAATGCTCAAAGCGCCCAGGCAGCTATAGAAGCTGTGCAGCAGGCTGGCTATCCGGTGGTGCTGGTGGAGGAAGGTGGCCTGGTTAAGGTACGGGTCGGCCCCTTCGAGGATACCGCCGCGGCGGCAGCCGATTTGCGGGCTCGAGGCCTCGAGGTTCTGGAGGTTCGCTAA
- a CDS encoding tetratricopeptide repeat protein, translating into MKQLLYAALLFLTLGWAQQSQPAPAVAQTLQQAQAALEAGRLNEAVQGFEAVIARDFSNYSAHFGLGLALYRLGDLRGAAFEFTQLTVLDPNRFEGWFNLGVVRDRQGQAGEAAQVFAKAIEVGEKAGLGANDLKPAYLGQVKALRTQGQHEAAAAAARKGLEKAPGDAELTSLLADSLVKANKPLEALPVLYQILANDPANVQAVSQIADIYIAQGLPLRALREIDRGLEAAKDNAARAQLLLKKSTLQQGREQQATLQEAVRLDPKLWAAHYNLGVARLRDGNARGALEAFQNAYAQNPDEPKVLLGLATAHDRLGQAAEAGRFAAMAARASQGADRLEALFLQGKSSYALRRYNEAVEMLSQVVQQKPDNAEAWFLLGVSQFNLKDYAAAAESLEKAQALAPSASTAANLGAALYSAGKYSDAERVLSQAVALDGRNAVAWYNLGLTLRSLGRVAEARRAWQRSADLGYAPARDLLR; encoded by the coding sequence ATGAAACAACTTTTGTACGCGGCGCTTCTATTTCTCACGCTGGGCTGGGCGCAGCAAAGCCAGCCTGCACCCGCGGTAGCACAGACCCTGCAACAGGCCCAGGCCGCCCTCGAGGCCGGGCGCCTCAACGAGGCCGTGCAGGGCTTTGAAGCCGTAATTGCCCGCGATTTCTCCAACTACAGCGCGCATTTTGGGCTGGGGCTGGCCCTATACCGCCTGGGTGACCTGCGGGGGGCAGCTTTCGAGTTTACCCAGCTCACCGTTCTTGACCCCAACCGCTTCGAGGGCTGGTTCAACCTGGGGGTGGTACGCGACCGCCAGGGCCAGGCCGGCGAGGCTGCCCAGGTGTTCGCCAAAGCAATTGAGGTAGGCGAGAAGGCCGGTCTGGGCGCCAATGACCTTAAACCGGCCTATCTGGGCCAGGTTAAGGCCCTGCGCACCCAGGGGCAGCACGAGGCCGCCGCCGCTGCCGCCCGTAAAGGCCTGGAAAAAGCACCCGGCGACGCCGAGCTCACCTCGTTGCTGGCCGATAGCCTGGTCAAGGCCAACAAGCCGCTCGAGGCCCTGCCGGTGCTGTATCAAATTCTGGCCAACGACCCCGCCAACGTTCAGGCCGTCTCGCAAATTGCCGATATCTACATTGCCCAGGGGCTGCCCCTGCGGGCCCTGCGCGAGATTGACCGGGGGCTGGAAGCCGCCAAAGACAACGCTGCGCGGGCGCAGTTGCTGCTCAAGAAATCCACCCTGCAGCAGGGCCGCGAACAGCAGGCCACCCTGCAAGAAGCCGTCCGCCTTGACCCCAAGCTGTGGGCGGCCCACTACAACCTGGGCGTAGCCCGTCTGCGCGATGGCAACGCCAGGGGCGCTTTGGAGGCCTTTCAGAACGCCTACGCTCAGAACCCCGACGAGCCCAAGGTGCTGCTGGGTCTGGCCACCGCCCACGACCGCTTAGGTCAGGCTGCCGAGGCAGGTCGCTTTGCCGCAATGGCCGCCAGGGCCAGCCAGGGCGCCGATAGGCTCGAGGCCCTGTTCCTGCAGGGCAAGTCTTCGTATGCCCTCCGTCGCTACAACGAGGCCGTCGAGATGCTCTCGCAGGTAGTCCAGCAAAAACCCGACAACGCCGAAGCCTGGTTCCTCCTGGGGGTCTCGCAGTTCAACCTGAAGGACTATGCCGCCGCCGCCGAATCGCTGGAGAAGGCCCAGGCCCTGGCCCCCAGCGCCTCTACGGCTGCCAACCTAGGCGCAGCCCTCTACTCTGCTGGCAAATACTCCGATGCCGAGCGGGTACTTTCGCAGGCTGTAGCCCTGGATGGTCGCAATGCGGTGGCCTGGTACAACCTGGGCCTCACCCTGCGCTCCCTGGGCCGGGTGGCCGAGGCCCGGCGGGCCTGGCAACGCTCCGCCGATCTGGGCTATGCCCCAGCTCGAGACTTATTGCGGTAG
- the fni gene encoding type 2 isopentenyl-diphosphate Delta-isomerase: MSNATDIQTRKRKHLEVCLQEPVEYARLTTGFERYRLRYQALPELALEEVDLTTRFLGKTLQAPFLIGAMTGGEAHGGRINRALAQAAEQLGVGMMLGSQRVMLERPQARSSFQVREVAPSTLLVGNLGLVQLNKGYGLAQLQQAVELVQADALALHINPLQEALQAGGDTDFRGLLHKLRGLLPQLPFPVVLKEVGHGIGREIAQQLAPLPFAALDVAGAGGTSWARVEELVHHGRILHPELVEVGIPTAQALVECRSVLPHQPLIASGGIRSGTEAAKALALGAQVVAVARPLLEPALQGPEAVVTWIKNFLHELRVALFAIGARTPAEALGRIEQVQ; encoded by the coding sequence GTGAGCAATGCGACCGATATTCAAACCCGCAAGCGCAAGCACCTGGAGGTCTGCCTCCAGGAACCCGTGGAGTACGCCCGGCTCACCACCGGGTTTGAACGCTACCGCCTGCGCTACCAGGCGCTGCCCGAGCTGGCATTGGAGGAAGTAGACCTCACCACCCGGTTTCTGGGCAAAACCCTGCAAGCCCCCTTCCTGATCGGGGCCATGACCGGCGGCGAGGCCCACGGGGGGCGCATCAACCGGGCCCTGGCCCAGGCCGCCGAACAACTGGGGGTGGGCATGATGCTGGGCAGCCAGCGGGTGATGCTCGAGCGCCCCCAGGCCCGCAGCAGCTTCCAGGTGCGCGAGGTAGCCCCCAGCACCCTGCTGGTGGGCAACCTGGGGCTGGTGCAGCTCAACAAGGGGTACGGCCTGGCGCAGCTTCAGCAGGCGGTCGAGCTGGTACAGGCCGACGCCCTCGCCCTGCACATCAACCCCCTGCAAGAAGCCCTGCAGGCAGGGGGTGATACCGACTTCAGGGGCCTCTTGCATAAGCTGCGGGGCCTGCTGCCCCAGCTCCCCTTTCCGGTGGTGCTCAAGGAAGTGGGCCACGGCATCGGGCGGGAAATTGCCCAGCAACTGGCCCCCCTGCCTTTTGCCGCGCTGGACGTGGCCGGCGCCGGCGGTACAAGCTGGGCCCGGGTGGAGGAGCTGGTTCACCACGGGCGCATCCTGCACCCCGAGCTGGTGGAGGTGGGCATCCCCACGGCGCAGGCCCTGGTGGAGTGCCGGAGCGTGCTGCCCCACCAACCCCTCATCGCCTCGGGGGGCATCCGCAGCGGCACCGAGGCCGCCAAAGCCCTGGCCCTGGGTGCGCAGGTGGTGGCAGTGGCCCGCCCGCTGCTGGAACCGGCCCTGCAGGGCCCCGAGGCGGTGGTGACATGGATAAAAAACTTCCTGCACGAACTGCGGGTCGCCCTGTTTGCCATCGGGGCCCGCACCCCCGCCGAAGCCCTGGGCCGTATCGAACAAGTGCAATAA
- a CDS encoding 2-hydroxyacid dehydrogenase: protein MIVLVPEAVDSRLLQGFPEGVEIAFLPKEGPLSEKALAAEFAVAPYGGARRFFAELPNLKKLKVVQTLTAGVDWILPHLPPGLVLCDAAGVHDIPVSEWIVGAILSAIKRFPEFRDAQHEQRWAYRWVDDLEGSTVLFLGYGSIARATEERLVPFGVSFLRVARTARAGVHTWADLPELLPKADVIVNLLPYTPQTDKLVGAAQFAQMKPGALFVNAGRGKTVDQEALVEAIRARQVRLVTDVTTPEPLPEGHPLWSLPEVFLTPHIAGSTPKLFERGFRLVREQVARYLRGEPLLNVVTDGY from the coding sequence ATGATCGTACTGGTTCCCGAAGCGGTGGACTCCCGGTTGTTGCAGGGCTTCCCGGAAGGAGTAGAGATCGCTTTTTTGCCCAAGGAGGGGCCTCTGTCGGAGAAGGCCCTTGCGGCCGAGTTCGCGGTGGCCCCCTATGGCGGGGCCCGGCGTTTTTTTGCCGAGCTTCCCAACCTGAAAAAGCTCAAGGTGGTGCAGACCCTCACCGCCGGGGTGGACTGGATTCTGCCCCACCTGCCCCCCGGTCTGGTGTTGTGCGATGCTGCGGGCGTGCACGATATCCCGGTCTCGGAGTGGATTGTGGGGGCCATTCTAAGTGCTATCAAGCGCTTTCCCGAGTTCCGCGACGCCCAGCACGAGCAGCGCTGGGCCTACCGCTGGGTGGACGACCTCGAGGGTTCCACGGTGCTGTTCCTGGGCTATGGCTCCATCGCCAGAGCCACCGAAGAGCGCCTAGTTCCCTTCGGGGTCTCGTTCCTGCGCGTGGCCCGCACGGCCCGCGCGGGGGTGCACACCTGGGCCGACCTGCCCGAGCTGCTTCCAAAGGCCGATGTGATCGTGAACCTGCTGCCCTACACGCCGCAGACCGATAAGCTCGTGGGGGCGGCCCAGTTTGCCCAGATGAAGCCGGGGGCGCTGTTTGTGAACGCAGGGCGCGGCAAAACCGTAGACCAGGAGGCCCTGGTGGAGGCCATCCGGGCCCGGCAGGTGCGACTGGTCACCGATGTGACCACCCCCGAGCCCCTGCCCGAAGGGCACCCGCTGTGGTCGCTGCCGGAGGTGTTTCTCACCCCCCACATCGCCGGCTCCACCCCCAAGCTGTTCGAGCGGGGCTTCCGGCTGGTGCGGGAGCAGGTGGCGCGCTACCTGCGGGGTGAGCCCCTGCTCAACGTGGTGACCGATGGCTATTGA
- a CDS encoding disulfide bond formation protein B produces the protein MQTQSTPLDRNALLLAFAWLVALVATLGSLYYSEVRNFIPCTLCWYQRIAMYPLVLILGIATWRNDVHIRPYALTLSLVGLFWSSYHLLELWVPGLAPNVCKGPIPCNVEYIPSFPIPLQAGIAFLLISLALFLLRPTRRS, from the coding sequence ATGCAGACCCAATCCACCCCGCTCGACAGAAACGCGCTCTTGCTGGCCTTCGCCTGGCTGGTGGCGCTGGTCGCCACCCTGGGCAGCCTCTACTACTCGGAGGTGCGCAACTTTATCCCCTGTACCCTGTGCTGGTACCAGCGCATCGCCATGTACCCGCTGGTATTAATCCTGGGCATCGCCACCTGGCGCAACGACGTTCATATCCGCCCCTATGCCCTCACCCTGTCGCTGGTGGGCCTGTTCTGGAGCAGCTACCACCTTCTGGAGCTATGGGTGCCCGGCCTGGCCCCCAACGTCTGTAAAGGCCCCATTCCCTGCAACGTGGAGTACATCCCCAGCTTCCCCATTCCGCTACAGGCCGGTATCGCTTTCTTGCTCATCTCGCTGGCGCTGTTTTTGCTGCGCCCCACCCGGCGTTCGTAG
- the ftsY gene encoding signal recognition particle-docking protein FtsY, whose amino-acid sequence MSWLQRLKEGLSKTRDNLVKAIPWSENPEAVLEELEFALIAADVGVEATQEVLEEVRQSGKKDLREALKQALTVQLEPDRFRAKIRKAGFNPNAKKSTVEPAGKVILMVGVNGVGKTTTIAKLGQYYQSKGKSVMFCAGDTFRAAGGAQLGLWGERLGIPVIQGPEGSDPAALAFDAASARKARGLDLLLVDTAGRLHTKHNLMEELAKVKRSIAKADPGEPGEVWLVLDAVTGQNGLEQAKKFHQTVGLTGVIVTKLDGTAKGGVLVPIVRELGVPIKFIGVGEKADDLQPFDAGEFVEALLGA is encoded by the coding sequence ATGAGTTGGCTGCAACGCCTCAAAGAGGGTCTGAGCAAAACCCGCGACAACCTGGTCAAAGCCATCCCCTGGAGCGAAAACCCCGAGGCGGTCTTGGAGGAACTCGAGTTCGCCCTGATTGCCGCTGATGTGGGCGTGGAGGCCACCCAGGAAGTTCTGGAGGAGGTACGCCAGTCGGGCAAAAAAGACCTGCGCGAGGCGCTAAAACAGGCCCTCACGGTGCAGCTCGAGCCCGACCGCTTCCGGGCCAAAATCCGCAAGGCGGGCTTCAACCCCAACGCCAAAAAGTCCACCGTGGAGCCCGCCGGCAAGGTGATTCTGATGGTGGGGGTTAATGGGGTGGGCAAGACCACCACCATCGCCAAACTGGGGCAGTACTACCAGAGCAAGGGCAAAAGCGTGATGTTCTGTGCCGGCGATACCTTCCGCGCTGCGGGCGGGGCCCAGCTCGGGCTGTGGGGGGAGCGGCTGGGCATCCCGGTGATTCAGGGCCCCGAAGGCTCCGACCCCGCCGCGCTGGCCTTCGACGCGGCCTCGGCCCGCAAGGCCCGGGGCCTGGATCTGCTGCTGGTAGACACCGCCGGGCGGCTGCACACCAAGCACAACCTGATGGAGGAGCTGGCTAAAGTCAAGCGCTCCATCGCCAAGGCCGACCCCGGCGAGCCCGGCGAGGTCTGGCTGGTGCTGGACGCCGTCACGGGGCAGAACGGCCTCGAGCAGGCCAAAAAATTCCACCAGACCGTGGGCCTGACCGGGGTGATCGTGACCAAGCTGGACGGCACCGCCAAGGGGGGGGTGCTGGTGCCCATCGTGCGCGAGCTGGGCGTGCCCATCAAGTTTATCGGGGTGGGCGAGAAAGCCGACGACCTGCAACCCTTCGACGCAGGCGAGTTTGTGGAGGCCCTGCTGGGCGCATGA
- a CDS encoding L-threonylcarbamoyladenylate synthase → MVVPPTPENLERAAQIIRNGGLVAFPTETVYGLGANALDAMAVAKIFEAKERPSFDPLIVHVSDREMLQRVVREVPALAEQLIARFWPGPLTLVLPKSELVPEIVTAGLPTVAVRMPAHPVAQALIRQAGVPVAAPSANPFGYLSPTRAEHVERMLGERVDLILDGGRTEFGVESTIVLLAEKPVVLRYGAVALEALEQVVGEVALQVEEREKPLVPGQLPQHYAPHTPIRIAAPEDIPPPQRKRAGYLAFREVPKGFKVVKVLSPTGNLLEAAAHLFEALHQLDRLGLEAIYAEPIPEVGLGRAIMDRLRRASTKPLNPTLPT, encoded by the coding sequence ATGGTTGTACCGCCTACCCCCGAAAACCTCGAGCGCGCCGCCCAGATTATCCGCAATGGGGGGCTGGTGGCCTTTCCCACCGAGACCGTCTATGGCCTGGGGGCCAATGCCCTGGATGCCATGGCTGTGGCCAAAATTTTTGAGGCGAAAGAGCGCCCCAGCTTTGACCCACTGATCGTGCACGTCTCGGATCGCGAGATGTTGCAGCGCGTGGTGCGGGAGGTGCCTGCCCTGGCCGAACAGCTTATCGCGCGTTTCTGGCCGGGCCCCCTGACCCTGGTGCTGCCCAAGTCGGAGTTAGTCCCAGAGATCGTTACCGCGGGTCTACCCACGGTAGCTGTGCGTATGCCGGCTCACCCGGTGGCCCAGGCGCTCATCCGGCAGGCAGGGGTGCCGGTGGCCGCGCCCAGCGCCAATCCCTTCGGCTACCTGAGCCCCACCCGGGCCGAGCACGTCGAGCGGATGCTGGGGGAGCGGGTAGATCTGATCCTGGATGGGGGAAGAACCGAGTTTGGAGTAGAGTCCACCATTGTCTTGTTGGCCGAAAAGCCGGTTGTGCTCCGTTACGGCGCGGTGGCTTTGGAGGCGCTCGAGCAGGTGGTGGGGGAGGTGGCGCTGCAGGTTGAGGAGCGCGAAAAGCCCCTGGTACCGGGGCAGTTGCCCCAGCACTATGCGCCCCACACGCCCATCCGTATTGCTGCCCCAGAGGATATCCCGCCGCCCCAGCGCAAGCGGGCGGGCTACCTGGCTTTCCGGGAGGTGCCCAAAGGGTTTAAGGTGGTAAAGGTTTTGTCCCCTACCGGCAATTTGCTGGAAGCCGCCGCCCATCTATTTGAAGCCCTGCACCAGCTCGATCGATTGGGACTGGAGGCGATCTACGCCGAGCCGATACCGGAAGTGGGGCTGGGAAGGGCCATTATGGATAGACTGCGGCGGGCCTCCACAAAACCCCTGAACCCCACCCTGCCTACATGA
- a CDS encoding DNA cytosine methyltransferase, protein MRGRNVFLLVLIVLMAVFAWRNWAVFSEEKTLSLIFTQVTAPFGIVMLTIMAVLVAVYFMYTVGLETAALLEVKRYARELLAARKLADEAEASRFSELKKWLEGELAGINAQSPTGLEAKLQAIVERIDRVEHELREDIERAGNTLAAYIGELEDQITGQDRHPPPPR, encoded by the coding sequence ATGCGAGGGCGAAATGTCTTTCTGTTGGTCTTAATCGTCTTGATGGCGGTTTTTGCTTGGCGCAACTGGGCCGTCTTCAGTGAGGAGAAAACACTCTCGCTTATCTTCACCCAGGTTACCGCGCCATTTGGCATCGTGATGCTTACCATCATGGCGGTACTGGTGGCCGTCTACTTCATGTACACGGTGGGCCTCGAGACCGCCGCCTTGCTCGAGGTCAAGCGGTATGCCCGCGAGCTGCTGGCCGCTCGCAAGCTGGCCGATGAGGCCGAGGCCAGCCGCTTCTCGGAGCTGAAAAAGTGGCTCGAGGGCGAACTGGCAGGCATCAATGCTCAAAGCCCGACGGGGCTCGAGGCCAAGCTACAAGCCATCGTAGAGCGGATAGATCGGGTCGAGCACGAGCTACGCGAGGATATCGAAAGGGCCGGTAACACCCTGGCTGCATACATTGGTGAGCTGGAAGACCAGATAACCGGCCAGGACAGGCATCCGCCCCCTCCGCGTTGA
- a CDS encoding class I SAM-dependent rRNA methyltransferase produces MNRVIVKAGKGKKVRNFYPGLFADELASVPEQAGVVQVYSEEEGFLGVGYYDPQSRVAVRVYRFDEGPLDKRFFLQRFERAQKKRARLDPFHRLVHAEADGLPGLVVDRFGGVLVVQVRNRAMEALRVHWLPALIEALQPASIYERSDVDSRRQEGLPEQVGVLYGEVPPVLEVQEDGLIFQIPLALAQKTGYYLDQRENRRRLEQMVGPGERVLDVYSYVGAFALRAARKGAYALAVDKDLDALAVLDRAASMQGLRVDIRQGDALAVLDDLARGRTPPFQHVLLDPPTLVKKPDELPRVKRLLVDLLRPALRLLDREGWLWLSSCAYYLGVDALLEVTRRAAADEGRRLRVHAVHYNPPDHPWSLHVPESLYLKTVVFQDDPL; encoded by the coding sequence GTGAACCGGGTAATTGTTAAAGCGGGCAAAGGCAAAAAAGTGCGCAACTTTTATCCGGGCCTGTTTGCCGACGAACTGGCTTCGGTGCCAGAACAGGCCGGGGTTGTGCAGGTTTATTCCGAAGAAGAGGGTTTTTTGGGGGTGGGGTATTACGACCCCCAAAGCCGGGTGGCGGTGCGGGTCTACCGCTTCGACGAGGGGCCGCTCGACAAAAGATTTTTCCTGCAGCGCTTCGAGCGGGCCCAGAAAAAGCGGGCCCGGCTAGACCCCTTTCACCGCCTGGTGCACGCCGAGGCCGATGGGCTGCCGGGGCTGGTGGTGGATCGTTTTGGTGGTGTGCTGGTGGTGCAGGTGCGCAACCGGGCCATGGAAGCCCTGCGGGTGCACTGGCTACCGGCCCTGATCGAAGCCTTGCAGCCAGCCAGCATTTACGAACGCTCCGACGTGGACAGCCGCCGCCAGGAAGGACTCCCGGAGCAGGTGGGTGTGCTGTACGGCGAAGTGCCGCCGGTGCTGGAAGTTCAGGAAGATGGCCTGATCTTCCAGATTCCCCTGGCCCTGGCCCAGAAAACCGGTTACTACCTCGACCAGCGGGAGAACCGCCGGCGGCTCGAGCAGATGGTGGGGCCCGGTGAGCGGGTGCTGGACGTTTACAGCTATGTGGGAGCTTTTGCGCTGCGTGCAGCCCGAAAAGGGGCCTATGCACTGGCGGTGGATAAAGACCTCGACGCTTTGGCTGTGCTGGATCGGGCCGCCTCGATGCAGGGCTTGCGGGTGGATATCCGCCAGGGGGATGCGCTAGCGGTGCTGGACGATCTGGCTCGAGGCAGAACCCCGCCCTTTCAGCACGTCTTGCTCGACCCCCCCACCCTGGTTAAGAAGCCCGATGAACTGCCCAGGGTCAAGCGACTGCTGGTGGATTTGTTGCGGCCGGCCCTTCGGCTGTTGGATCGGGAAGGCTGGCTGTGGCTCTCGAGCTGCGCCTACTACCTGGGGGTGGACGCGCTGCTCGAGGTGACCCGCCGGGCTGCTGCCGATGAAGGCCGCCGCCTGCGGGTGCACGCCGTCCACTACAACCCGCCCGACCACCCCTGGAGCCTGCATGTGCCGGAATCGCTGTACCTGAAAACGGTCGTTTTTCAGGACGACCCCCTTTAG
- the apaG gene encoding Co2+/Mg2+ efflux protein ApaG: MSASLPIRNVIHVEVEVVYAQAHSRPGQQVFVYFITLENRGYETVQLLRREWFIQDAQGGLAHVEGEGVVGEKPILEPGQLYKYNSFCPIAQPPGLMWGFYTFQNMLGELFRVEIPAFALRLPDAHRTLN, encoded by the coding sequence GTGTCGGCGAGCCTGCCCATCCGAAACGTCATCCATGTGGAGGTAGAGGTGGTTTACGCCCAGGCACACTCGAGGCCTGGGCAGCAGGTGTTTGTCTATTTCATCACCCTGGAAAACCGGGGCTACGAAACCGTGCAGCTCTTGCGCCGGGAATGGTTCATTCAGGACGCCCAGGGAGGGCTGGCGCACGTAGAGGGTGAAGGGGTGGTAGGTGAAAAGCCCATCCTCGAGCCGGGGCAGCTTTACAAATACAACAGCTTCTGCCCCATAGCCCAACCTCCAGGCCTAATGTGGGGTTTTTATACCTTTCAGAACATGCTGGGTGAACTGTTTCGCGTGGAGATCCCAGCCTTTGCCCTGCGCCTGCCGGACGCCCACCGCACCCTCAACTAG
- a CDS encoding ABC transporter ATP-binding protein: MIRLEDLSKRYGRFEALNGLSLEVHPGETLALLGPNGAGKSTAIKALVGLLRPSRGRALVNGVDVWKDPVRAKAQFGYVPDRPYLYGKLSGLELLRFAAGVYRLPRPKAEARIEELLVQFRLDRFASSLIETYSHGMRQKLSLAMSLLHAPQALILDEPMVGLDPHATRLVKDLLREYSKDGRAVLYATHQLHLAEQVADRVALVHRGRLLALGSPKQLLHQHGSSDLEEFFLRLTEDASESASVLA, encoded by the coding sequence ATGATTCGGCTGGAAGACCTCAGCAAACGATATGGCCGGTTTGAGGCCCTGAACGGCCTGAGCCTGGAAGTGCACCCCGGCGAGACCCTGGCCCTGCTCGGGCCCAACGGCGCGGGCAAAAGCACCGCCATAAAGGCGCTGGTGGGGTTGCTGCGACCCAGCCGGGGCCGGGCACTGGTAAACGGGGTGGACGTGTGGAAAGACCCGGTGCGGGCCAAGGCCCAGTTCGGCTACGTACCCGACCGGCCCTACCTGTATGGCAAGCTGTCGGGCCTCGAGCTCCTGCGCTTCGCCGCCGGCGTCTACCGCCTTCCAAGGCCCAAAGCCGAGGCCCGCATCGAGGAACTGCTGGTGCAGTTCCGCCTCGACCGCTTTGCTTCGTCGCTGATCGAGACCTACTCGCATGGTATGCGGCAAAAGCTCTCGCTCGCCATGAGCCTTCTGCACGCTCCCCAAGCCCTCATTCTGGACGAGCCGATGGTGGGGCTCGACCCCCACGCCACCCGACTGGTCAAGGACTTGTTGCGCGAATACTCCAAGGACGGACGGGCGGTGCTCTACGCCACCCACCAGCTCCACCTGGCCGAGCAGGTCGCCGACCGGGTGGCTCTGGTGCACCGAGGGCGTCTGCTGGCACTGGGCTCTCCCAAGCAGCTCCTGCACCAGCACGGCTCGAGCGACCTCGAGGAGTTCTTCTTACGCCTCACCGAAGACGCCAGCGAGTCCGCCAGCGTACTGGCCTAG